The Brevibacillus brevis genome contains a region encoding:
- the ndk gene encoding nucleoside-diphosphate kinase: MEKTFLMVKPDGVQRNLIGEIVSRFEKKGYQLVGAKLMTVSRELAEEHYAEHKERPFFGELVDFITSGPVFAMVWQGNNVITTARAMMGKTNPVDAASGTIRGDFATSVGMNIIHGSDSPESAEREIGLWFSAEEVLSFEKTIQRWI, translated from the coding sequence ATGGAAAAAACATTCCTTATGGTAAAACCAGATGGCGTACAACGCAACCTGATCGGGGAAATCGTATCCCGTTTTGAGAAAAAAGGCTACCAACTCGTAGGTGCTAAGCTGATGACAGTAAGCCGCGAACTGGCTGAGGAACACTATGCAGAGCACAAAGAGCGTCCATTCTTCGGTGAACTGGTAGACTTCATCACTTCCGGACCAGTATTCGCTATGGTATGGCAAGGTAACAACGTAATCACAACTGCTCGCGCTATGATGGGCAAAACAAACCCGGTAGACGCTGCTTCCGGTACGATCCGTGGCGATTTCGCTACTTCCGTTGGCATGAACATCATCCACGGTTCTGACTCTCCTGAGAGCGCTGAGCGTGAAATCGGCCTGTGGTTCTCCGCTGAAGAAGTTCTCTCCTTCGAGAAAACCATCCAACGCTGGATCTAA
- the aroH gene encoding chorismate mutase, translated as MGMRGIRGAVTVEADTREEIVSSTKWLLEEMVSRNEVNPEDIGSIIITTTEDLCATFPAQAARLLEGEAWQYVPLMCAREIPVPGGLPLCIRVMMHVNTDKTAKDIHHVFLREAVKLRPDLTNRG; from the coding sequence ATGGGAATGAGAGGAATCAGAGGCGCTGTTACGGTGGAAGCCGATACGCGCGAAGAGATTGTCTCCTCTACAAAATGGTTGTTGGAGGAAATGGTAAGCCGCAATGAAGTAAACCCCGAAGACATTGGCAGCATTATTATCACGACGACAGAGGACCTCTGTGCGACCTTCCCTGCTCAAGCGGCCCGCCTGCTTGAAGGAGAAGCTTGGCAATATGTGCCACTCATGTGTGCAAGAGAAATCCCGGTGCCGGGTGGCTTGCCGCTGTGTATTCGTGTCATGATGCATGTGAATACAGACAAGACAGCAAAAGACATTCATCACGTCTTTTTGCGTGAAGCAGTCAAGCTGCGCCCGGATTTGACAAATCGCGGTTGA
- the trpA gene encoding tryptophan synthase subunit alpha, producing the protein MATALNRIDQLFADRDRKRFIPFLTVGDPSIEATFHLVKAMVEAGADLIELGVPYSDPLADGPTIQRASERALKNGVTIGDALHLVKRLRESGMEASIVLFTYFNPVLQYGIERFFADLAAYGADGVVIPDLPIEENGPAVTAAKQHGIHVISLVAPTSSSRINTIGAQATGFLYCVSSLGVTGARTDLREDLADFLERVKASTSVPTAVGFGISTPDQVRAVAPHTNGVIVGSAIVQQIEEHAEQLKDPKQMPQAVEKIKTFVHQLASALQ; encoded by the coding sequence ATGGCGACAGCTCTTAACAGAATCGATCAATTATTCGCGGATCGTGATCGCAAACGATTCATCCCGTTTCTAACGGTAGGCGATCCTTCCATAGAAGCAACCTTTCATCTTGTAAAAGCGATGGTCGAAGCAGGCGCTGATCTCATCGAGCTCGGTGTCCCTTACTCCGATCCTTTGGCAGACGGCCCAACGATACAACGGGCTTCAGAGCGTGCGCTGAAAAATGGCGTGACGATCGGGGATGCTTTGCATTTGGTCAAAAGGCTCCGCGAATCAGGTATGGAGGCTTCCATCGTCCTGTTCACCTACTTTAATCCAGTTTTACAATATGGCATCGAGCGCTTTTTTGCCGATCTCGCTGCCTATGGTGCGGACGGTGTTGTCATTCCTGATTTGCCGATTGAGGAAAACGGTCCAGCAGTAACCGCTGCAAAACAGCATGGCATTCATGTCATTTCGCTGGTGGCACCAACTTCCAGTTCCAGAATCAATACGATTGGCGCCCAAGCAACCGGATTTCTTTATTGTGTATCGTCGCTTGGTGTGACGGGTGCCCGTACCGACCTGCGAGAGGATTTGGCAGATTTTCTGGAACGAGTAAAGGCCAGTACATCGGTTCCTACTGCTGTAGGCTTCGGAATATCCACGCCGGATCAGGTACGAGCAGTAGCACCCCATACGAATGGTGTGATTGTGGGAAGTGCCATTGTACAGCAAATCGAGGAGCATGCTGAGCAGCTGAAAGACCCGAAACAGATGCCGCAAGCTGTAGAAAAAATAAAAACCTTTGTACATCAGTTAGCCAGTGCGCTACAATAG
- a CDS encoding phosphoribosylanthranilate isomerase, which produces MTHLKICGIKRAETLAQLKELEVDYVGLVFAPSKRKVDAQTAGHLLAAVPGHPPAVGVFVNPSMEELEEVLSKAPLAVIQLHGQETPQFCQQVRERFAIPVWKALAVGGEADAAQAIQSYRGIVSAFLFDTYDPSQAGGTGKKFSWEQIPTLQAACEEADCIIAGGIHAENVGELMGQYQVGIVDVSSGVETDGEKDAEKIKTLVERVKAHEQHSNNYASRA; this is translated from the coding sequence ATGACTCATTTGAAAATATGTGGGATTAAACGAGCGGAAACACTTGCACAGTTAAAAGAGCTGGAGGTCGATTATGTAGGCCTTGTTTTTGCCCCAAGTAAGCGAAAAGTTGATGCTCAGACTGCTGGACATTTGCTTGCAGCCGTTCCGGGCCATCCTCCTGCTGTTGGTGTGTTCGTGAATCCTTCGATGGAGGAGTTGGAGGAAGTGCTAAGCAAGGCACCGTTAGCCGTGATCCAATTGCATGGACAGGAGACGCCACAATTTTGCCAACAAGTTCGGGAGCGGTTCGCCATTCCGGTATGGAAGGCGTTGGCAGTGGGCGGAGAAGCGGATGCTGCGCAAGCAATCCAATCCTATCGAGGTATTGTCAGTGCCTTTTTGTTTGATACGTATGACCCAAGTCAAGCAGGTGGCACAGGGAAAAAGTTTTCGTGGGAGCAAATCCCTACGTTGCAAGCAGCATGCGAGGAAGCAGACTGCATCATTGCTGGAGGGATTCATGCGGAGAATGTCGGAGAATTAATGGGACAGTATCAGGTAGGGATAGTCGATGTGTCCAGTGGAGTAGAGACGGATGGCGAAAAAGACGCCGAAAAAATAAAAACATTGGTGGAAAGGGTGAAGGCGCATGAACAACATTCAAACAACTACGCGAGTCGTGCCTGA
- the trpE gene encoding anthranilate synthase component I, which yields MYFPSLAEVQTLSASYSLIPVSMKLLADQETPIRLYQKIRKSDSFLLESVEGGARWARFSFIGMNPFQIVEAKGEEITVSYRTGEKLVQTGNPVSFLREETDRYKSPKLPGLPRLSGGAVGFFGYNTLRYFENLPAHRKEAVRVPDMRFLFVDEMIAFDHLKQEIQLIVNLHVEPGDTADTIGEKYKQVCERIEELASKVSTPLEMDQRIQVAADTPAPLTVQPNMTREQYEQLVVQAKEYIAAGDIFQVVLSQRFSVKTDVDPFAVYRLLRTLNPSPYMYYLEYEGETVVGTSPELLVRVEDEKVEMRPIAGTRKRGATPQEDAALAADLLADKKERAEHYMLLDLGRNDVGKVSAYGSVEVEEALVIENYSHVMHMVSHVTGKLREGLHAFDALLSAFPAGTVSGSPKLRAMEIIAELEPDARHLYAGAIGYISFDGSLDSCITIRTLFFQDGYAHVQAGAGIVADSVPASEYQETVNKAAAMLSALEKAEQMFVRKVELSC from the coding sequence ATGTATTTCCCTTCCCTAGCCGAGGTTCAGACCCTCTCGGCGTCGTATTCCCTTATCCCTGTAAGCATGAAACTGTTAGCGGATCAGGAGACACCGATTCGCTTGTATCAGAAGATTCGCAAGAGTGATTCCTTTTTGCTGGAGAGCGTAGAAGGTGGTGCGCGTTGGGCACGTTTTTCGTTCATTGGCATGAATCCTTTTCAGATCGTGGAAGCAAAAGGTGAAGAAATCACCGTTTCCTATCGAACTGGTGAAAAGCTTGTCCAGACTGGTAATCCCGTGTCCTTTTTGCGTGAAGAAACCGATCGCTACAAAAGCCCGAAATTACCGGGGCTGCCTCGTCTCAGTGGTGGTGCGGTGGGCTTTTTCGGCTACAATACGCTGCGCTATTTCGAAAATTTGCCGGCACATCGCAAGGAAGCTGTACGAGTGCCAGATATGCGTTTTCTGTTTGTCGATGAGATGATCGCCTTTGATCATTTGAAGCAGGAAATTCAATTGATTGTGAATCTCCATGTCGAGCCGGGTGACACCGCAGACACTATTGGCGAAAAATACAAGCAAGTCTGCGAACGAATCGAGGAGCTGGCTAGCAAAGTTTCGACTCCGCTTGAAATGGATCAACGCATTCAGGTTGCGGCGGATACACCAGCGCCATTGACCGTACAGCCAAATATGACGCGTGAGCAATACGAGCAACTAGTCGTGCAGGCGAAAGAATACATCGCAGCCGGCGACATTTTTCAAGTCGTGTTGTCCCAACGTTTTTCTGTAAAGACAGATGTCGATCCTTTTGCGGTGTATCGATTGCTGCGAACGCTCAATCCTTCACCGTACATGTACTATCTCGAATACGAGGGCGAGACAGTCGTCGGGACTTCACCAGAGCTGCTCGTGCGTGTAGAAGATGAAAAGGTAGAGATGCGGCCGATTGCAGGAACGCGAAAAAGAGGGGCGACCCCACAAGAAGATGCTGCGTTGGCGGCTGATCTTTTGGCAGATAAAAAGGAGAGAGCCGAGCACTACATGCTGCTGGATCTAGGGCGCAACGATGTAGGAAAGGTCTCTGCTTACGGAAGCGTGGAAGTGGAAGAAGCATTGGTTATTGAAAACTACTCCCATGTGATGCATATGGTTTCGCATGTGACCGGCAAGCTTCGTGAGGGACTGCACGCATTCGATGCATTGCTGAGTGCTTTTCCGGCTGGGACAGTATCTGGTTCTCCCAAGCTGCGGGCGATGGAAATTATTGCAGAGCTCGAACCTGACGCACGCCATCTGTATGCGGGAGCAATTGGCTACATTTCGTTTGATGGTTCACTCGATAGCTGTATCACGATTCGAACGTTGTTCTTTCAGGATGGTTACGCACATGTACAGGCAGGTGCAGGCATCGTAGCCGACTCGGTGCCTGCGAGTGAATATCAAGAGACGGTGAACAAAGCAGCAGCGATGCTCTCTGCGTTAGAAAAAGCGGAACAGATGTTTGTCAGAAAGGTGGAGTTGTCATGCTAA
- the trpC gene encoding indole-3-glycerol phosphate synthase TrpC, translating into MLRKIVEKKREEIARLYTDTTVSALLFAAKEVQRPRGFRQALETSVRPVSVIAEVKKASPSKGLIRPDFQAVSIAKAYQAARAECLSVLTDESFFQGSLSYLRQIHEAIDRPLLRKDFLLDEIQVVEARAAGADCVLLIAAILDRDTLRHLNQTAEELGMDVLVEVHDKRECELVFQAMEPKLLGINNRNLNTFQTDLAVTHELIAELPASLTIVSESGISTPADIENVRSAGARAVLVGEHFMRQADVERSVIDLVGEAAPEVSV; encoded by the coding sequence ATGCTTCGTAAAATCGTAGAGAAGAAACGCGAAGAGATTGCACGTCTTTATACAGATACAACAGTTTCAGCATTGCTTTTTGCAGCGAAGGAAGTCCAACGTCCACGCGGATTTCGTCAAGCACTGGAGACGAGTGTACGGCCTGTAAGCGTAATTGCCGAAGTAAAAAAAGCATCCCCGTCCAAAGGATTGATCCGACCTGATTTCCAGGCAGTGAGCATCGCGAAGGCTTATCAGGCCGCTCGGGCAGAATGCTTGTCTGTTTTGACAGACGAGTCCTTTTTTCAAGGGAGCTTGAGCTATCTACGACAAATTCACGAGGCAATTGATCGCCCGTTACTCAGAAAAGACTTTCTACTGGATGAAATTCAAGTCGTGGAAGCAAGAGCAGCAGGCGCTGATTGTGTATTGCTTATTGCAGCCATTCTCGATCGGGATACGCTTCGCCACCTGAACCAAACGGCCGAGGAGCTGGGCATGGATGTACTGGTTGAGGTCCATGACAAACGCGAATGCGAGCTTGTTTTTCAAGCAATGGAACCGAAATTGCTCGGGATCAACAATCGAAACTTAAATACGTTTCAAACTGACCTGGCCGTTACGCACGAGTTGATTGCAGAACTGCCTGCGTCATTGACAATCGTGAGCGAGAGTGGAATTTCGACACCAGCGGATATAGAGAATGTAAGAAGTGCAGGTGCCCGGGCTGTGCTGGTCGGAGAGCATTTCATGCGCCAAGCAGACGTAGAGCGCTCAGTCATTGATCTTGTGGGAGAAGCAGCACCAGAGGTGAGTGTATGA
- the trpB gene encoding tryptophan synthase subunit beta: MNNIQTTTRVVPDENGRFGAFGGKFIPETLMNAVTELEIAFEEARRDPAFVQELNGLLSEYAGRPTPLTYAERLTKAVGGAQIYLKREDLNHTGAHKLNNALGQALLAKRMGKKSIIAETGAGQHGVASATVAAKLGLSCKVFMGEEDIRRQSLNVFRMKLLGAEVIPAVSGSRTLKDATNEAIRHWVSHVDETFYVIGSVVGPHPYPYMVREFQKIIGEETRSQVLQMLRRLPDEVVACVGGGSNAIGMFYPFIQDESVALRGVEAAGKGIDTEKHAATLTLGRPGVIHGSLTYLLQDECGQVQEAHSISAGLDYPGVGPEHAYLKDTGRVTYTSVTDAEALEAVQVLCQTEGIIPALESAHAIAEAIKRAKEMSSDKILVICLSGRGDKDVLTIQEALTAEGGE, from the coding sequence ATGAACAACATTCAAACAACTACGCGAGTCGTGCCTGACGAAAACGGACGATTTGGTGCCTTCGGAGGCAAGTTTATTCCGGAAACCTTGATGAATGCAGTGACAGAGCTCGAGATTGCTTTTGAAGAAGCACGTCGTGACCCCGCATTTGTTCAAGAATTGAATGGACTGCTCAGCGAGTATGCTGGACGCCCTACCCCGCTCACCTATGCAGAGCGTTTGACGAAAGCGGTCGGCGGCGCCCAAATCTATTTGAAACGAGAAGATCTCAACCATACAGGTGCACATAAATTGAACAATGCATTGGGCCAAGCATTGCTTGCGAAGCGCATGGGCAAAAAATCAATTATTGCCGAAACGGGCGCTGGTCAGCACGGAGTGGCAAGTGCAACCGTTGCGGCAAAGCTCGGACTCTCCTGCAAGGTGTTCATGGGGGAAGAAGATATTCGTCGCCAGTCGTTGAATGTTTTTCGGATGAAGCTGCTTGGAGCCGAAGTTATCCCTGCGGTTTCCGGCTCACGTACACTTAAGGATGCGACAAACGAAGCGATCCGCCATTGGGTTTCCCATGTCGATGAAACGTTTTATGTCATCGGATCTGTCGTTGGTCCACATCCATACCCGTACATGGTTCGCGAATTCCAAAAAATTATCGGTGAAGAGACGCGCAGTCAAGTCCTGCAAATGCTCAGAAGGCTTCCAGACGAGGTCGTTGCTTGCGTTGGGGGAGGCAGCAATGCGATTGGCATGTTTTATCCGTTCATACAGGATGAGTCTGTTGCGCTCAGAGGGGTAGAAGCGGCAGGAAAAGGAATCGATACCGAAAAGCATGCGGCAACACTAACACTTGGACGCCCAGGAGTCATCCACGGTTCCTTGACCTACTTGTTGCAGGATGAATGCGGCCAAGTGCAAGAAGCGCATTCGATTTCGGCTGGCTTGGATTATCCGGGCGTAGGACCTGAGCACGCCTATCTCAAAGACACTGGAAGAGTGACCTATACATCGGTAACAGATGCGGAAGCACTCGAGGCAGTACAAGTACTTTGTCAAACGGAAGGCATCATTCCAGCGTTGGAGAGCGCACATGCGATAGCTGAAGCGATAAAACGTGCGAAAGAGATGTCTTCAGACAAAATATTAGTAATCTGTTTGTCCGGTCGAGGCGACAAGGACGTACTGACTATTCAAGAAGCCCTGACAGCAGAAGGGGGAGAGTAA
- the trpD gene encoding anthranilate phosphoribosyltransferase — protein sequence MLTYALEQILLGKHLTRTVAEEAMGEIMDGKATPAQIGAFLASLRLKGEQVEEIIGFAKAMRARAMSFPIDLPGLVDTCGTGGDGSHTFNISTASAIVAAADGVRIAKHGNRAVSSKSGSADVLEALGVPVNLSPKDAADCLRATNLCFLFAPLYHQAMKHAAGPRKELAIRTVFNLLGPLTNPAGASHQLMGVYDAKLLPNVAAVLHELDVNRALVVAGSDGLDELTVTGTSHIAELRDGRILTYEIEPEQCGLRRHEKDALRGGDANENAKIIHDVFSGARGAARDIVLLNAGAILYLADRVSSIETGVIRAAELIDGGLVMRKLEHVRHIAGGMIHAS from the coding sequence ATGCTAACATACGCGCTGGAACAAATTCTGCTTGGGAAGCACTTAACACGGACGGTTGCAGAAGAGGCCATGGGCGAGATTATGGACGGAAAGGCAACTCCAGCTCAAATTGGTGCATTTTTAGCGAGTCTTCGCTTGAAAGGCGAGCAAGTGGAAGAGATTATTGGTTTTGCTAAAGCCATGAGAGCACGGGCGATGAGTTTTCCGATCGATCTGCCAGGTCTGGTAGACACTTGCGGAACAGGCGGAGACGGAAGTCATACCTTTAACATTTCGACGGCGAGTGCAATTGTCGCAGCAGCTGACGGTGTACGCATCGCCAAGCATGGGAATCGTGCGGTTTCCAGCAAAAGCGGCAGTGCTGATGTGTTGGAAGCGTTGGGAGTGCCCGTCAATTTATCTCCAAAGGACGCCGCAGACTGCCTGCGTGCAACCAATCTCTGCTTCCTCTTCGCTCCCCTGTACCACCAAGCGATGAAGCATGCGGCTGGTCCGCGAAAAGAATTGGCGATTCGTACGGTGTTTAACTTGCTGGGACCATTGACGAATCCAGCAGGTGCCAGCCATCAGCTGATGGGCGTTTATGATGCCAAGCTGCTTCCAAATGTAGCCGCAGTCTTACACGAGCTCGATGTGAACAGAGCTCTAGTTGTTGCAGGCTCGGATGGTCTGGATGAATTGACCGTTACGGGAACGAGTCATATTGCCGAGTTGCGGGATGGGCGTATTTTGACTTATGAAATCGAGCCAGAGCAGTGCGGTCTGCGCAGACATGAAAAGGATGCTTTGCGCGGCGGTGATGCCAATGAGAATGCCAAGATCATTCACGACGTGTTTTCCGGTGCACGTGGGGCAGCCCGCGACATCGTATTGCTGAATGCGGGAGCGATCCTCTATCTCGCAGATCGAGTTAGCTCGATTGAAACAGGAGTGATACGTGCAGCGGAACTGATCGACGGCGGACTGGTCATGCGCAAGCTCGAGCACGTTCGTCACATCGCAGGAGGTATGATTCATGCTTCGTAA
- the aroC gene encoding chorismate synthase, giving the protein MRYLTAGESHGPQLTAIIEGVPSNLPISIEEINEQLARRQKGHGRGRRMQIEKDQVKILSGVRHGYTTGAPITLVVENKDWTHWQGIMSAEPVEEGAEEKRRVSRPRPGHADLNGAIKYHQRDMRNILERSSARETTVRVAVGAVARQLLAQFGIRIGGQVLQINEIVAKRQEVSLDELIARTEESPVRCLDKEAEPLMMAAIDKAKEDGDSLGGTVEVIVEGVPIGLGSHVQWDRKLDGRLAQAIMSIQAFKGVEIGIGFEAAGLKGSQVHDEIIWNEETGYSRKTNRAGGLEGGMTTGMPVVVRGVMKPIPTLYKPLMSVDIDSREPFSASIERSDSCAVPAASVVAEAVVAWEIASAMCEKFPSDSLDDMEENVRQYRAYTEKF; this is encoded by the coding sequence ATGCGTTACTTGACAGCAGGGGAATCCCACGGGCCGCAATTAACAGCTATCATCGAGGGCGTACCGAGCAACTTGCCGATTTCCATTGAGGAAATTAATGAGCAGTTGGCACGTCGTCAGAAAGGCCATGGCCGCGGCAGAAGAATGCAGATTGAAAAGGATCAGGTGAAAATTCTTTCTGGTGTCCGTCATGGATATACAACCGGAGCTCCTATCACACTGGTCGTTGAAAATAAGGATTGGACGCATTGGCAAGGAATCATGAGTGCTGAGCCTGTAGAGGAAGGCGCTGAAGAAAAGCGTCGTGTTTCCCGTCCACGCCCTGGACATGCTGATTTAAACGGGGCGATTAAGTATCATCAACGCGATATGCGCAATATTCTGGAACGTTCCAGCGCCCGTGAGACTACTGTCCGCGTAGCTGTTGGTGCAGTAGCCCGCCAATTGCTGGCTCAATTTGGTATCCGTATTGGAGGACAGGTACTCCAGATCAATGAGATCGTGGCGAAGCGACAAGAAGTTAGTCTGGACGAGCTGATTGCTCGCACCGAAGAGTCGCCAGTACGCTGCTTGGATAAAGAAGCAGAGCCACTGATGATGGCAGCGATTGACAAAGCAAAAGAAGACGGGGATTCCCTCGGTGGTACGGTAGAAGTGATCGTAGAAGGCGTTCCGATTGGTTTGGGCAGTCATGTGCAATGGGACCGCAAGCTGGATGGACGTCTTGCACAAGCAATTATGAGTATTCAGGCTTTCAAAGGTGTCGAAATCGGTATCGGATTCGAGGCAGCCGGTCTGAAAGGCTCGCAAGTTCATGACGAGATTATTTGGAACGAAGAAACCGGCTACAGCCGTAAAACGAATCGTGCAGGTGGACTCGAAGGCGGAATGACGACAGGAATGCCTGTAGTTGTTCGTGGAGTCATGAAGCCGATCCCTACCTTGTACAAACCGTTGATGAGTGTGGATATTGACTCGAGAGAACCATTCTCAGCGAGCATTGAACGTTCCGACAGTTGTGCTGTTCCAGCGGCAAGTGTGGTTGCGGAGGCAGTGGTAGCATGGGAGATCGCGAGTGCCATGTGCGAAAAATTCCCGTCTGATTCTCTTGACGACATGGAAGAAAACGTACGTCAATACCGTGCGTACACGGAGAAATTCTAA
- the aroB gene encoding 3-dehydroquinate synthase: protein MGVEKLTVELGERSYQIVIGDGLLHQAAALLVEAGIASTSKLMIVTDENVAVHYVEPLLDVLRQHGYQVHSAVIAAGEQSKSLAVYERLMTEAIDAGLDRKSAVLALGGGVVGDLAGFVAATYMRGIDFVQLPTTLLAHDSSVGGKVAINHPLGKNLIGAFHQPKVVIYDTKALHSLPKREVAAGFAEVVKHGLIADAAFVDWLEDNADLLWQLDSELLGKAIEKGCAVKAAIVSQDETEQGQRALLNLGHTFGHAFEALSAYSTLNHGEAISIGMCLAAKVAERIGFAETGVYNRTKRMLELFHLPTAWPGNLSPEAVLEAMKRDKKTVGGKLALVLPRAIGQVEVVKNIEEELILGVMREEVEG from the coding sequence ATGGGTGTAGAGAAGCTGACTGTTGAGCTGGGGGAGCGTTCCTACCAGATTGTGATAGGCGACGGTCTTTTGCACCAGGCAGCAGCGTTGCTAGTAGAGGCAGGAATTGCTTCTACTAGCAAGCTGATGATTGTTACAGATGAGAATGTAGCCGTTCATTACGTAGAGCCTTTGCTCGATGTTTTGCGGCAGCATGGGTACCAGGTCCACTCAGCTGTCATCGCTGCTGGAGAACAATCGAAGAGCCTGGCTGTCTACGAACGTTTGATGACAGAGGCAATTGATGCAGGGCTGGACAGGAAGTCCGCTGTATTGGCTCTCGGTGGTGGAGTCGTCGGAGACTTGGCTGGATTTGTGGCTGCTACGTACATGCGCGGCATTGATTTCGTTCAATTGCCGACTACCTTGCTCGCACATGATAGTTCGGTTGGTGGAAAAGTAGCGATCAATCATCCGCTCGGAAAAAATCTCATTGGTGCTTTCCATCAGCCCAAAGTTGTCATTTACGACACGAAAGCATTGCATAGCTTACCGAAGCGTGAAGTCGCAGCAGGTTTTGCAGAGGTTGTGAAGCACGGACTCATCGCCGATGCTGCCTTTGTAGATTGGCTGGAAGACAACGCTGATTTGCTATGGCAACTCGATTCAGAATTATTAGGGAAAGCCATTGAAAAAGGTTGTGCAGTCAAAGCGGCTATCGTTTCTCAAGACGAGACAGAGCAAGGGCAGCGTGCATTGCTTAATTTGGGTCATACGTTTGGTCATGCGTTTGAAGCGCTGTCTGCTTACTCCACCCTGAATCATGGGGAAGCCATCTCAATTGGGATGTGTTTGGCAGCCAAGGTAGCAGAACGGATTGGTTTTGCCGAGACAGGTGTATACAATCGCACGAAACGGATGCTGGAATTGTTCCATCTGCCAACGGCGTGGCCGGGCAATCTCTCGCCAGAAGCTGTGCTAGAAGCCATGAAACGAGACAAAAAGACGGTAGGCGGAAAGCTGGCCTTGGTGTTGCCTAGGGCAATCGGGCAGGTTGAAGTCGTCAAAAATATAGAAGAAGAACTCATACTGGGAGTCATGAGAGAAGAAGTGGAGGGATAA
- a CDS encoding CheR family methyltransferase, translating to MEDKDFLQFIASVKKMTGIDLALYKEAQMKRRLTSLRQKRGYNTFAQYFDAIAKDKELFYEFLDRMTINVSEFFRNPGRWEVLENKILPRLAKQSPRVKCWSAACSTGEEPYTLSLILLRKKMDATVLASDIDEGALAKAKQGVYTDRSLQDCPKDLVAKYFEKDTLSYRITDEVKRKVTFKKHNLLADSFDSQFDLIICRNVMIYFTEEAKHELYHKFSRALKPGGVLFVGSTEQIFQPQQYQLETEDTFFYRKMG from the coding sequence ATGGAAGATAAGGACTTTCTCCAATTTATTGCTAGTGTGAAGAAAATGACTGGAATTGATCTTGCCCTCTACAAGGAAGCACAGATGAAGCGCCGTCTAACCTCGTTGAGACAAAAGCGGGGGTACAACACATTTGCCCAGTATTTCGATGCCATCGCGAAAGACAAGGAGCTTTTCTATGAGTTCCTCGACAGGATGACCATCAACGTATCGGAATTTTTCCGCAATCCAGGCCGGTGGGAAGTTCTCGAGAATAAAATTTTGCCACGGTTGGCAAAGCAATCGCCGCGGGTGAAATGCTGGAGTGCGGCATGCTCGACAGGGGAGGAGCCGTACACACTCTCACTGATTTTGCTACGCAAGAAGATGGATGCAACTGTGCTCGCTTCCGATATTGACGAAGGAGCATTGGCAAAAGCGAAGCAAGGGGTATACACGGACCGCTCCCTGCAAGATTGTCCGAAAGACCTCGTGGCAAAGTATTTTGAAAAGGATACGCTCAGCTATCGCATCACGGACGAAGTGAAGAGAAAAGTGACGTTCAAAAAACATAATTTGCTGGCGGACTCATTCGATTCCCAATTTGATTTGATTATTTGCCGGAATGTCATGATTTACTTTACCGAGGAAGCAAAGCATGAGCTGTATCATAAGTTTAGTCGGGCACTGAAACCTGGCGGGGTACTCTTTGTAGGCAGCACTGAGCAAATTTTTCAGCCGCAACAATACCAACTGGAGACAGAGGATACGTTCTTCTATCGAAAAATGGGTTGA